GACCGGTTGGCCGAAGACCCCTACGGCGCCCCGCCCTTCGGCATGAACGATATGCTTTCCGTGGAAGACGTCCGGTCGCTGCGAAGGGAGGCATCGGCCAAACCTTACGAAGGACGGAGGAAGGTGGCGGTCATCGTCGCGGCGGACCGCATGAACGCCGCGGCCTCGAACGCGCTGCTCAAGACGCTCGAAGAGCCTCCGGGTTCCCTGATGCTCATTTTGACGGCGTCCCGGACCGGCAGGCTGCTGCCGACCATCTTGTCCCGTTGCCAACCCGTTTTTCTTTCGCGCCTGCGGGAAGACGAGGTGAAATCGGCGCTGATCGAGCGATATGACGTTGCCCCGGAAGCAGCCTGGGAACTCGCGCGCAGGTCCGAAGGCCGCCTTTCCGAAGCGCTGACGGCCAGTTCGGAGCGGGGTTCGAAGATCCGTGAAGACGCCTTCGCCTTGCTTGAATGTATATACGACGAGACACCGCTGAGCCTGTTCGAGCAGGTAGAATCCCTCGCCGCGTCTCACCGCGAAGAACCGGTCGTGGAGAAGATACTCGACCACCTGCTTTCGCTGTACCGCGACCTGTTCGTCCTCTCCTCGGCAGGTGGGTCCCAGACGCTTTCGAACGCGGACCGCGCGGAGCCGCTGCGGGAACGGGCATCCGGGATGGAAGCGGAGGAAATCGAAAAGGGCATCGCCACCGTCGAGGAAGCCAGGCGGGACATCGCGCGCAACGCCCACGTCCAGCTTGCCCTCCTCGTACTCGTCCTCAGACTCAGAATGAACCGTAGATACGCAGGTCCCCAGCAGTCGCCTGCCACCCAGGCGCCATCCCGCAAGAGACCATCCGGTGAAACATCGTCCCATGCTCTGCCCGCCGCCGATTGATCCGTTGACAAACCCCCTTCCACCCCCTATTCTGATGCTGGAACAAAACCGGTCCGCCAGGAATGATCTACCCGCGTCCGAGAGGCTGTCGTGGCAGAGAAAATACTTGTTACAGACGCGTTGCCCTACGCGAACGGCAAGCTGCACATCGGCCATATCGCAGGCGTCCATCTGCCCGGCAACATCTATGTTCGCTACCAGCGGCTGAAGGGCCGGGACGTCGTGCACGTCAGCGGATCGGACGACCACGGCGTGGCCATCACCCTGGCGGCCGAGAAGCAGGGGATCACGCCCAAGGAACTGGTGGACAAGTACTATCCCGTCATCCGGGGCGCGCTCGAAGACTTCGGCATCGTCTACGACAATTTCTCCCAGACCTCCCGCCCGATCCACCACGAGACGGCCCGGGACTATTTCCGCCGCTTGGAGGAGAAGGGCTGTTTCGACGTGCGCGAGGTCGACCAGATCTACTGTCCGGCAAATGGACGCTTTCTACCCGACCGCTACGTGGAGGGCACCTGTCCCCACTGCGGTTCCGACCGGGCCCGGGGAGACCAGTGCGAGGCCTGCGGCACCATCCTGGACGCCACGCAGCTTATCGATCCCCACAGCGATGTCTGCAAGGGATCCCTCGAGGTAAGACCGGCCAACCACTGGTATTTCAAGCTCGCCCGCATGTCCGACCGGCTGCAGGCCTGGATCGATACGAAGACGCACTGGAAGGTCAACGTGCGCAATTACTGCCAGGGCTGGTTCAACGAGGGGCTGTCCGACCGGCCCATCTCCCGCGATCTGGACTGGGGCGTGGCGCTGCCGATAGAAGACGCGGTGGGCAAGGTCATGTACGTCTGGTTCGAGAACACGCTGGGCTACGTGTCGTCCACCCGGGAATGGGCGGTGGCGCAGGGCGACCCCGACCGGTGGAAGGACTACTGGCTGAACCCGGACTGCAAGCTCGTCAACTTCCTCGGCAAGGACAACATCGTCTTCCACGCGATCCTCTGGCCGGCCATGATCATGGAGCACGGTGATTTCGTCCTGCCTTCGGAGATCCCGGCTAACGAGTTTCTCAACATCGAGGGCCAGAAGCTGTCCACGAGCCGGAACTGGGCGGTATGGCTGGACGAGTACCTCGAGGACTTCCCGCCCGATCCGATGCGTTACTGCCTGGCGTCTATTTCGCCCGAGACCAAGGACTCCGACTTTACCTGGAAGGACTTTCAGGCGCGCAACAACAACGAACTGGCCGATATCTTCGGAAATTTCGTGAACCGGACGCTGACCTTCATCAACCGGTATTTCGATGGCGTGATCCCGGAACCGGGGACCTTTTCGCCGGAGGACCGGGAGATGCTGGCGTCGGTGGCCGGCGCCCCGGACCGTGTGGGCGCCTGTTTCGAATCGTTCCAGGTGCGGGGTGCCGTACGGGAGCTGATCGCCCTGGGAAATCAGTGCAACCGGTACTTCAACGACCAGGCGCCCTGGAACACGCGCAAGACCGACCGGGCGCGTTGCGCCGCCACGCTCCACGTGTGCATGCAGGCGGTGAGAGTCCTCGCCGTGGTCATGTCTCCCATCCTGCCGTTCAGCGCAGAGCGGCTGTGGAAGATGGCGGGCCTGGAAGGACGCGTCGATGCGCAGATGTGGGACGAAATCGAGATCGATGCGTCGCTGTCCGGCCGACCCATCGGCGAAATCGAAATCCTGTTCCACAAGATCGAGGACGATACGATCGACGCGCAGATCGCAAGGCTGGGCCGGTCCGATGCTCGAAAGGACGACGGAACGAAATCCGTCGAAGCGGAATCCGCCGGGGCGGAACGAAACGAACTCGTATCGATCGACGCGTTCCGTGAGATCGATTTGCGCATCGCGGACATCGTGGCGGCGGAACCGGTACCCGGAACGGACCGGCTGCTCAGGCTGCAGCTGCGCATCGGCGCGGAGGAGCGGCAGATCGTGTCCGGGATTGCCCCCGGGTATACGCCGGAGAAACTGGTCGGCCGGCAGATCGTGGTGGTGGCGAACCTGGAGCCCGCAAAAATCCGCGGCGTGGAATCCAGGGGCATGCTGCTCGCGGCCGAAGACGACGACGGCGCCCCCATCCTCCTCGGTCCGGACGTCCGCGTCCAATCCGGTTCATCGGTTACCTGAAATCCGGCCACACGGAACGTACGTCATACAATAACCTGCAACCAATCACTGCCTTGCTGTTCGATACGCATACCCATCTCACGGACGAAGCATTCGACGACGACCGCGCCGACGTGATCCAACGGGCGCTGGACGCGGGCGTGGAGCGCATGGTCGCGGTAGGGTACGATCTGGAGAGCAGCAGGGCCGCCGTGGCGCTCGCCGAAAACCGGGATTCCGTGTACGCCGCCGCGGGCATCCACCCCTGCCATGTCCACGAAGCGCGAGAAGAGGACTATGGGGAAATCGAGAAACTGCTGGAACATCCGACCGTCATCGCCGTGGGCGAAACGGGCATCGACCTGCATTACGACCGGTCCACCTACCCTCGGCAGGAGACATCGTTCAGAAGACACATGGAGTGGGGCGGAAGCACGGGACTGCCGGTTATCGTGCACGACCGGGACGCCCACGCCGAGGTCATGGCCATGCTGGACGAGTTTCCCGGCGACGAAACGACCGCGATCCTGCACTGCTTTACCGGGGACGTCGCCATGGCCGAGAGGGCTGTTTCCATGGGATGCTTCCTGGGGTTCGGCGGTATCGCGACGTTCAAGAACTCGACGGTGGGCGAGGTGGTCTCCGGGTTGCCGGCGGAGTGCATCCTTGTCGAAACAGACGCACCCTATCTCGCGCCCGTACCCCATCGTGGACGACGGAACGAACCATCATACCTCGTGAACACGGCCGAAGCGGTCGCCCGTCACCGGGCCGTTTCCGTGGATGAGCTGGCGCGGACCACAACCCAGAACGCGAACAAGGTGTTTCGAATCCATTGAGTACGGTGCTCGATCCTCCTGAAGACCTGCTGGCCAGCCTGCGACGATCGGATTTTCGCCCATCCAGGTCGAAGGGTCAGCACTTCCTGAACGATACGTCCATCGCCCGACGCATCATCGAATCGGCGGGGGTAACGAAGGATACGGCCGTACTCGAAATAGGTCCGGGGGCCGGCGCGTTGACACGCCACCTCGTCACCCTGGCCGGCGCCGTGACCGCCGTGGAAATCGATTCAAGGCTGGCAGAAGTCCTCCAGGAAGCCTACGGTCGATACGACCACCTGACCATCGTGAACGGGGACGTGCTCGATCTGGACCTTCCCGATCTGATGGGGAAGTATGGCGAGCCCGGGTTCGTGCTCGTGGCCAATCTGCCCTACGGGATTACGGGTCCCGTCCTTAACCGGCTGATCGCCCATCGTGGAATGATCAGGTGCGCGGTCATCATGGTTCAGCACGAAGTGGGCGGACGCCTGACGGCACGGACGGGTACGAAGGCCTACGGCGCGATCACCGCTATCATGGCGTACCACTACGCCGTGGAATCGCTGTTCCGGGTGGGCGGCGACCGGTTCGTTCCCCGTCCGGCTGTGGATTCGGTCGTCCTCCGGTTGACGCCCCATGAACGGCCGCCCGTTTCGGTCAGGGACGCTGGCCTGTTGAACGACGTGATCAAGGCGGCCTTTCAACATCGGCGCAAGATGCTCCACCACGCGATGAATCGCCTGGTACCCGGTTCCGCCGGCTATCTTTCGGATCATACCGGCATCGACCTGAAACGCCGCGGTGAAACCCTGGACCTGAACGAGTTCGCGGTGCTTGCCGACGCGCTTCGGGCGTTCCGGGACCACCACCAGGACGACTGCTGACGGACCGCACTATGCGCTTTCGCTTTTCACATTCGGCCAGAACCCGGATGGCGATCACAAAGAGCCAGCGCCGGACTTACGCCCGGAACGCCCTCCTCGGAACGGCCGCGGTCGTGCTGCTGGTCCTCGCCGTGTGGATCATGCTGTATCAAAACCAGGCCAGGAAGGTCGTGGACTGGTTGCTGGACCGGCCCATTCCGGTTGCCGTGCCCGAGTTCGAACGAACGTCCGCCTGGAAAACGGACCAGCAGGCGTTTCACGCGATGGAAGCGGCACTGTACGGTGCGTTCATGAATCTGCAGGTCACACCGGACCGAATACGGGACACCGCGCCGCGCACTGCGACGGCCACGGGCCGTTGGAGGCCCTTGGAACGAAGGATCATCGTTTCGGGTACCTATTCGATTACCGAATGCAATCTCGAGATCGCCAGGGCCGTCGTCCGGGCGGGCGGAAGGGTCTCCCGCGCGGAGGAACGGACCAGGACCGGGGAGTTGATGCTCGAAATCTCCTTCGATGGCGACGTAACCCATCGCCTCAATATAACCCGCGATCCGGCTGTGCACCGTAAAACCGGTCGGCTTGCCGTCGTGATCGCCTATACGGACGGCGATCAGCGGGGTGTGGTCGAGGAACTCTCCGAATTCACCCGGCCCCTCACTTTCGCCCTGTTTCCCTGGGCAGACGGCGCAAACGTAATGGCTGCCGAACTTACGCGCGGCGATCACGAGGTGATGGCACTGCTGCCCGTTCAACCGGCATCTGACGCCGCCGGTCGGCCCTGGAGGAGATCCGTGTCGTCCACGCACTCGGAGCTGACCAACCGCCGGGTCGTGGAAGACGCCCTCGCCACCCTGCCCGAGGCCCAGGGCGTCCTGCGTTATCCTGCCGGCCGCATGGGAAATGAAGCCGAGGTGCTGGCCCCCGTACTGGACGAACTGGTCAAGCGGAACCTGTACTACCTGGACAACCCGGGCGGACCGGGTGGGTCAAGTGGTCCAGGCACGCTGGACGGGCCACGCAGCTCGGAGGATCAGGGCGGGGGAAGCGGCCGGCTTCGGGCCTGGGGCGTGCTCGACCCATTGTACAACCCCGTTATCATATCCATGAACCTGGACCGCGCGTCGCTATCCGCCCTGGACGACACCCGCGCCGTCGTCGTCACCGATGCCAGGCCCCACTCCCTTCAGGTGCTGATGGACCGGATGAGGTATCTTGAAATCAGAGGGATTGAGTTCGTTCGGGTTTCCGACCTCGTGGACAACTGACACCGGAGATTACCCATGGTAAAACTGAGTGTATGCGTAGACCAGGTCGCCGCCCTGCGAAATATCGTGAAACGGGGGGAACCCGATCCAATGACCGCGGTCATGATGTCCCAGGTGAGCGGGGCGGACGCCGTAACGATTTCGTGGGCTGCCGACGATTCGCTCTACCTGGGCGGGGAATATGCCATCATCAGGCAGCTCGTGCACACGCACCTTAACCTGATCGCGCCGCCGGACCTGGAAGTCCTGCGTAGTATCTTGACGATTTCGCCCGATATGGTTACCCTTGTTCCCGAGGGCTACGGGCACGCCGGCCTGAATAACGACTGGTCCGATTCGCCATGGCCCGAAGTCGACTCCCTGGAACGGCCGGTGGAACGCATGCTGAAGGCCCTGCAGGAAGAAGGGATCCTGACGAGCATATTGATCACGCCCACCGCTTCGCACGTCCGGCAGTGCGCCGAATTCAAGGCAGACTACGTCCACCTTGACGCAAGCCGGTTCGTACAGGCCGCCGACCCCGAAGAGAAGGGCCGGATGTTCCAGGAAATCGCCGGTACGGCCAGGACCGCGGCCCGGTTGAACATGGGCGTTTCCCTGGGACGGGGCGTCGATTACCGGACGGCGGCGGATCTGGCGGGTATCGCCGAGGTGGAGGAAATGGTGGTGGGCTACGCCGTGGCCGTGCGGGCGATGACCATCGGGTTCGAGCAAGCCGTCCGCGACCTGGTCGGCATCATCCGCCACGCGCCGAGGTCCCAGGCAGACTGGTAACGCGACCAACCGCGCCGCACTAAAGAAGCGGTCCCGAAAGGAACAGTACCATTCACAAGCGCATTTCATTCCTGGTGTTTCTCGCCGTCACCCTGTTAGGCGCGGTCCTGGTCTCCCCGACCATCAGGCTGTGGTTTTCGTCTCCCGAGTCCATCGAAGCGCTTGCGCCCGAAGAAAGGAAAGCGCTTTACAGCCAGTCCACGGTACCGGGCTTCGATCTGGCCGGCGGTTACCGTCTCGCCGTAAGCATGGACCTGTCCCGGTTCACGGAACGGGGCAGGGTCCGGGCGGTGGAAGCCCTGGTCGAGAACTGGCGACGGCGCCTGAACGCCTTCGGGATCACCGAACCTGTCATTACCGCGCGGGAGAACGACACGTTCGAGATCGTCGTTCCCCTGGGCGCGGACACCGGTCTCGTAAGCAGGATTATCCGGGAATCGGGCGAGATCACACTGCATTTGTTCAAGGACGGCGCGGAAGTGCAGGCGTTGCGGCAACGCATTGACGATGCGCTTCGTGAGCGGACCTCAGCCCTTACAGCCGCGACCGCGTCCGCCGGAGATGACGGCCAGGAATCGGCGATTCCAGGAGGACCGGAATCGGCCGGACCAGGGGAATTCAGCGCGCTGCTTGCAAGCATTACGGCGGAGGAAGGGATCGGGGACATCGCGGTCCGGGAAGACAACCTGGATGCCGTAAGGGCCATTCTGGCCGATTCGACGGTTCAGGCCGGAATTCGGGCCTTCAACCTGGCCAATCCGCCCGCCGGCGCCTTCTCATGGGCTTCCGTACCGGTGGAACGCGGAGGCAGGCTGTTCCATCCACTTTACTTCATCAACCAGGATATCGACCTCAACGTGCAGCCGGTGGCGTCGGCCGTGGTCAGCGACGCTTCGGTAACGGCGAACCGGGGCGCATACGCGGTACGCCTGTTCCTGCAGGACGAGGGCAGGGAGAGTCTGGCCAACCTGTCCAGCGCCAACGCGGGCAACCGCGTGGCCATCAAGATGAACGGCCAGGTGTACGTAACGTTGAATATACAGGGCAGAATACCCGACGGACGTATAGAAGTACCCGGCGGAGACTCGCTGGAAGAGGCCCGCGCCCTGGCGGTCATCCTGGAATCCGAGTCGCCGCCGCTGGACGTGGCGCTCCTGGATCAGGCAAAGGATGCGCCCTCGCCGCTCGGTGAAGGGGCCGCGGTAAGCGCGGCCGGCGCCGGCGCGATCGGTCTCGGACTGCTTTGCGCATTGTTCGTTATTCGGTACCGGGCCGCCGGCCTGCTTTTCGTTACCGGGATGCTGCACTACCTGATCATGACCGGAGCGGTGCTGAGGCTGTGGAACATCGCCGGGATTGCGCCGTATTTCACGCTCGCCGGCGCGGTGGGTTTGCTCGGAGCGGTCCTCGTCTTCGCCTCCGTGCATCTCTGGATCTTCGAATACCTTCGGGCGGAGTCCGGAACGGAATCATCGGTCCGCCAGGACGTCATGGGCTCGCTCGAGAAGATCAGGCCGGTCCTGGTCTGGACCCATGTCATGCTGCTGCTCGTATCGGTGAGCCTGGTCGTAGTCGGCACCGACGCCGTCGTCAATTTCGGCCTTGTGCTATTTTCCGGTACAGCCGGCAGCCTGCTCACCTGTATGTGCTGGACGAACATGCTGCTGTCCTCCCTGGTGGCGGACTGGCAGATCAGGAAGTTGAGTGTATGATGGGAAACGGACTCACCGCACTGTATGGTAATCTGATCGACCGACCGGGTGTCGTATATGCCTTCGCCGCCATACTGGCCGCGGCGGGGATTGCCGGAACGGCGATGAAGACGGAACACGCCGTCGACGATGGCCTGGTGGCGCTGTTATTGTCCGGCGACATGCTCTTCGGCCTGTTCGTAACCATGCTGATCGTACTGGTCATTGTCGGCGCCCGGATCGACGACCGGCCGGGCAAGTGCATCGCGCTGACCCTCGGTGTACTGGCGGCCGGAAGTATCGTGCGGATGCTGCTCCCCTTTGCCCTTTCTATCGGCTGGCTGGCGGAATGGAACGGGGTCATGATCGGCATCATCATCATCACCCTCTATCTTTCGCTCCGCATAGGCGCCCGATTCGCCGTGACGGCCATGGGTTGCGCGCTCTACACCATGTTCGTCACGGCGGGGATAACCCTTGGCCTGGCAGATCGGATTACGGTGCCGGGCATACTGGCGCTTACGGCCGTGGGGACCCTGGCGGTGGTATTGTCCTTTCTCGGTTACAGCCTGGTCAGAAGCCGGATTGAATCCGCTCGTCGGGAACCGGTCAGCCATTCCGTGCGTACCGGCATGGTGCAGGCCATGCCCTTTCTGGTGCTGGCCGGCCTGGCCGTGCTGTTGATTGCCGCCCCGCTGGCCGTCGTCACGGACGGTCCCTTGCGTGATTTCGGCATGTACCTGATGGTCGGCGGTCCGATCGGCGCTTGCGCCGCATTGATGTCCGCGATTCCGCTCGCCGCGATGACCCGGAACGTTCAGTTCGAGGCCGGCCCAACCGCACGGCGCGGGGGCCGCCGGCAGCGGTAGGCGCCCGTAAATGGCCCACCGGACAATTTCCCCAGGCCGCCTGGAGTACCATGGCCGACCAGCCCAACATCCTCCTTATCATTTCCGACCAGATGGTCGCCGCTTTGACCGGAGCCTATGGTCATCCCGTCGTACGGACCCCCAACCTGGACCGCATGGTGGAATCCGGCGTGCGGTACGACGCCGCCTACACCCCTTTTCCCCTCTGCGCGCCCGGCCGGGCCTGCCTGATGACGGGACGGCATGCATCGGAAATCGGCGCATGGGACAACGGCGCATTGCTGGCCGCCGACCAGCCGACCTTTGCCCACTATCTGGCCTGCGCGGGTTACGATACCGTGCTGTCCGGCAAGATGCACTTCATCGGTCCGGACCAGCTGCACGGGTTCAGGATGCGGCTGACGACCGACATCTATTCTTCGGATTTTGACTGGGTCAAGCCGGAGTGGATCCGACTGAAGGAGACCGGAGGCGAGGACTGCGAGCGGGTGATGGCCGACCGGCCGGCCTACAACGCGGCGGGATACACGGGCGACGGCGTGCGCATAGGCGTCTGGCACAACGCCCTCAGCTACGATGAGGAAACGCATTTCCGCGCGGTCGAGTACCTGCGGTCCAGGAAGCCGGGCGGGGGAGGAGAACCGTTCCTGCTATGCGCGTCCTATCACCATCCCCACGAACCGTTCTGGCCGCCCGAGTCCTATTGGGCCCGGTACGAAGATGCGGAGATCGAGCTGCCCGGGTTTCCGGCCGACCTGGAAGAACGCCATTCCATGATGGACCGGAACCTGAACGCCTATCATGGTACCGGCCGTTACGACCTGCGGGACGAAGAGGGTCTCTACCGGCTTCGCCGCGCCTACTACGCGCTTGTAAGTTACATGGACGACAAGGTCGGCGGCCTGCTGGATACCCTGGACGAGACCGGCCTGGCGGAGAACACGGTGGTGGTATTCGCCAGCGATCACGGCGACATGCTGTGCGAACGAGGCATGGTGCAGAAGCGGTGTTTCTACGAGTGGTCCTGCCGGGTGCCGCTCATCGTCCGCTATCCGGACGGCTGGCGGGCGGGGACGACCTGTGCCCATCCCGTGTCCCTGATCGATCTGCTGCCGACCTTCTGCGATCTCGCGGGCGTGGAGGACCGGCTGTCCCACGACGGCGAGAGCCTGGTATCATCCTCCCCGGACGAAGCGGACCGCGTGGTCTTCGCCCAGGCCCACGAGGCCGTGGGCATGCCCTGCATCATGGCGCGGCAGGGACGGTACAAGTACCAGTACATCCATGGGTACGCGCCCCGTCTTTTCGATCTGGACGACGATCCGGGGGAATGGCATGATCTCGCGGGCGACGACGCGCACCACCAGGTGGAATCCCGGCTTCGCGGGCGGATCCTCGATCGCTTCGATCCGGATGCCATCGCGGACGCAAACCTGTCCAGCCTGTACCGGCGGCGTCTGATCCGGGACACCATGGCGCGTCACGGACGGACGTGGAGCCACGATCCGGAATTCGATCACCGACGGGGCGCCATGAACCAGTACGTGCCGCCGTCCGGACAACCGTGAAACCAGTACGTGCCACCGTCCGGACAATAGAAGAACCCGTAACCGGCCCGTCGTAACGGGCGGGCTTACCCAGGGAGGAAAGTCCATGCTGCGCGCAGGTT
This region of Gemmatimonadota bacterium genomic DNA includes:
- a CDS encoding pyridoxine 5'-phosphate synthase — protein: MVKLSVCVDQVAALRNIVKRGEPDPMTAVMMSQVSGADAVTISWAADDSLYLGGEYAIIRQLVHTHLNLIAPPDLEVLRSILTISPDMVTLVPEGYGHAGLNNDWSDSPWPEVDSLERPVERMLKALQEEGILTSILITPTASHVRQCAEFKADYVHLDASRFVQAADPEEKGRMFQEIAGTARTAARLNMGVSLGRGVDYRTAADLAGIAEVEEMVVGYAVAVRAMTIGFEQAVRDLVGIIRHAPRSQADW
- the betC gene encoding choline-sulfatase, with the translated sequence MADQPNILLIISDQMVAALTGAYGHPVVRTPNLDRMVESGVRYDAAYTPFPLCAPGRACLMTGRHASEIGAWDNGALLAADQPTFAHYLACAGYDTVLSGKMHFIGPDQLHGFRMRLTTDIYSSDFDWVKPEWIRLKETGGEDCERVMADRPAYNAAGYTGDGVRIGVWHNALSYDEETHFRAVEYLRSRKPGGGGEPFLLCASYHHPHEPFWPPESYWARYEDAEIELPGFPADLEERHSMMDRNLNAYHGTGRYDLRDEEGLYRLRRAYYALVSYMDDKVGGLLDTLDETGLAENTVVVFASDHGDMLCERGMVQKRCFYEWSCRVPLIVRYPDGWRAGTTCAHPVSLIDLLPTFCDLAGVEDRLSHDGESLVSSSPDEADRVVFAQAHEAVGMPCIMARQGRYKYQYIHGYAPRLFDLDDDPGEWHDLAGDDAHHQVESRLRGRILDRFDPDAIADANLSSLYRRRLIRDTMARHGRTWSHDPEFDHRRGAMNQYVPPSGQP
- the metG gene encoding methionine--tRNA ligase, producing the protein MAEKILVTDALPYANGKLHIGHIAGVHLPGNIYVRYQRLKGRDVVHVSGSDDHGVAITLAAEKQGITPKELVDKYYPVIRGALEDFGIVYDNFSQTSRPIHHETARDYFRRLEEKGCFDVREVDQIYCPANGRFLPDRYVEGTCPHCGSDRARGDQCEACGTILDATQLIDPHSDVCKGSLEVRPANHWYFKLARMSDRLQAWIDTKTHWKVNVRNYCQGWFNEGLSDRPISRDLDWGVALPIEDAVGKVMYVWFENTLGYVSSTREWAVAQGDPDRWKDYWLNPDCKLVNFLGKDNIVFHAILWPAMIMEHGDFVLPSEIPANEFLNIEGQKLSTSRNWAVWLDEYLEDFPPDPMRYCLASISPETKDSDFTWKDFQARNNNELADIFGNFVNRTLTFINRYFDGVIPEPGTFSPEDREMLASVAGAPDRVGACFESFQVRGAVRELIALGNQCNRYFNDQAPWNTRKTDRARCAATLHVCMQAVRVLAVVMSPILPFSAERLWKMAGLEGRVDAQMWDEIEIDASLSGRPIGEIEILFHKIEDDTIDAQIARLGRSDARKDDGTKSVEAESAGAERNELVSIDAFREIDLRIADIVAAEPVPGTDRLLRLQLRIGAEERQIVSGIAPGYTPEKLVGRQIVVVANLEPAKIRGVESRGMLLAAEDDDGAPILLGPDVRVQSGSSVT
- the rsmA gene encoding ribosomal RNA small subunit methyltransferase A encodes the protein MSTVLDPPEDLLASLRRSDFRPSRSKGQHFLNDTSIARRIIESAGVTKDTAVLEIGPGAGALTRHLVTLAGAVTAVEIDSRLAEVLQEAYGRYDHLTIVNGDVLDLDLPDLMGKYGEPGFVLVANLPYGITGPVLNRLIAHRGMIRCAVIMVQHEVGGRLTARTGTKAYGAITAIMAYHYAVESLFRVGGDRFVPRPAVDSVVLRLTPHERPPVSVRDAGLLNDVIKAAFQHRRKMLHHAMNRLVPGSAGYLSDHTGIDLKRRGETLDLNEFAVLADALRAFRDHHQDDC
- a CDS encoding TatD family deoxyribonuclease, yielding MQGHAARGRRRRRRPHPPRSGRPRPIRFIGYLKSGHTERTSYNNLQPITALLFDTHTHLTDEAFDDDRADVIQRALDAGVERMVAVGYDLESSRAAVALAENRDSVYAAAGIHPCHVHEAREEDYGEIEKLLEHPTVIAVGETGIDLHYDRSTYPRQETSFRRHMEWGGSTGLPVIVHDRDAHAEVMAMLDEFPGDETTAILHCFTGDVAMAERAVSMGCFLGFGGIATFKNSTVGEVVSGLPAECILVETDAPYLAPVPHRGRRNEPSYLVNTAEAVARHRAVSVDELARTTTQNANKVFRIH